The following proteins are encoded in a genomic region of Vanessa tameamea isolate UH-Manoa-2023 chromosome 4, ilVanTame1 primary haplotype, whole genome shotgun sequence:
- the LOC113394422 gene encoding uncharacterized protein LOC113394422 yields MQMKVPDVNRCCFCIPLRPGIILFAYLNIIFSVLSVTCLVITTELQKTSITHDPSVEVMISTVLFSILGMGVILNFLLLIAGYQKDVSMLRLYNYYALVTTLAALVPTCFLFSRKMFTEVFVALFVIAMQCYVIVLVRSEVVKLEENKLKNTEVSHSRFHNCIDISDRVTLV; encoded by the exons ATGCAAATGAAGGTCCCAGATGTCAATCGATGTTGTTTTTGTATACCTTTACGACCGGGAATCATTTTGTTTGCTTATCTAAATATA ATATTTTCAGTCCTATCTGTAACATGCTTGGTAATTACCACAGAGTTGCAAAAAACTTCAATAACCCATGACCCTTCGGTTGAGGTTATGATATCTACCGTCCTTTTTAGCATCCTCGGAATGGGGGTTATACTCAATTTCTTACTACTTATTGCTGGTTACCAG AAAGATGTCTCGATGTTGCGTCTCTATAACTACTATGCGCTGGTCACAACGCTAGCCGCTTTAGTGCCAACCTGCTTCCTGTTTTCCAGAAAAATGTTCACGGAAGTGTTCGTCGCTTTGTTTGTAATAG caatgcAGTGCTACGTCATAGTGCTTGTAAGAAGCGAAGTGGTAAAActagaagaaaataaattgaagaatACTGAAGTTTCACATTCGCGTTTTCATAACTGTATTGATATTTCGGATCGTGTGActttagtgtaa
- the LOC113394430 gene encoding prohibitin 1, which produces MAAQLFNRIGQVGLGMALVGGVVNSALYNVDGGHRAVIFDRFAGVKNLVVGEGTHFFIPWVQKPILFDIRSRPRNVPTVTGSKDLQNVNITLRILFRPVPDQLPRIYTILGVDYDERVLPSITAEVLKAVVAQFDAGELITQREIVSQKVSESLTERAGQFGLILDDISITHLTFGKEFTQAVELKQVAQQEAEKARFLVEKAEQQKKAAIITAEGDAQAAVLLAKSFGTAGEGLVELRRIEAAEDIAYQLSKSRNVTYLPQGQNVLLNLPTQN; this is translated from the exons ATGGCTGCACAACTTTTCAACCGCATTGGGCAAGTGGGACTGGGGATGGCCCTGGTTGGAGGAGTCGTGAATTCAGCTTTATATAATg tGGATGGTGGCCATCGAGCTGTTATCTTCGATAGATTTGCTGGAGTCAAAAACTTGGTTGTGGGTGAAGGCACCCACTTTTTCATACCCTGGGTGCAAAAACCTATCCTTTTTGATATCAGATCAAGACCTAGAAATGTACCTACAGTGACTGGAAGTAAAG atcttcaaaatgtaaatatcacACTCCGTATCTTGTTCAGACCAGTGCCTGATCAGTTACCTAGAATTTACACAATCCTTGGAGTGGACTATGATGAAAGAGTATTGCCGTCCATTACTGCTGAAGTCTTAAAAGCAGTTGTTGCACAATTTGATGCTGGAGAATTAATTACACAAAGAGAG ATAGTGTCACAAAAAGTAAGTGAGAGCTTAACAGAAAGAGCAGGGCAGTTTGGCTTAATTCTAGATGATATCTCAATTACACACTTAACCTTTGGCAAGGAATTCACACAAGCCGTAGAATTAAAGCAAGTTGCTCAACAAGAAGCAGAAAAAGCTAGGTTCCTAGTAGAAAAAGCAGAGCAACAGAAGAAGGCAGCCATTATTACAGCGGAGGGTGATGCTCAAGCAGCAGTTCTACTTGCCAAATCATTTGGTACAGCTGGTGAAGGTCTTGTTGAACTTCGACGTATTGAAGCAGCAGAAGACATTGCCTACCAACTCTCCAAATCAAGAAATGTTACTTACCTTCCTCAAGGCCAAAATGTATTGCTAAACCTTCCAACACAAAACTAA